A stretch of Allostreptomyces psammosilenae DNA encodes these proteins:
- a CDS encoding glycoside hydrolase family 43 protein produces MEPRYRNPVLPADWSDPDVVRVGEDFYLTASSFHRTPGLPLLHSRDLVHWTLVGHALPRLHEAGAYSRPRHGSGVWAPAIRHHDGRFVIVYPDPDHGLFTVTAKDPAGPWSEPRLLRAGRGLIDPCPLWEEDGTAWLVHGWARSRSGIGNRLTLHRMSPDAGELLDEGRTVVDGDAIDGCRTLEGPKLYRRDGWYWILAPAGGVATGWQYAFRSRRIEGPYEHRVVLAQGATGVNGPHQGAWVDTPSGEDWFLHFQDRGAYGRVVHLQPMGWRADGWPVMGVDADGSGLGSPVAEWPAPRVARPGPPARPADGDDFTGAGPGPQWSWQGDPGHPDGAGPTGAGWYAMGPGGAGGRDHPLSLSCRRDELAADLRALPNVLEQRFPAEEFDACTTLRLESTADGARAGLAVLGREYAWVGLERRDGHSWLVARTTFPSGDPAGAGDREAGTVGGAAAAGASASAERDAAEPVRVPDGARVVLRLRTRAGAVCHLDARVSDGTGPVTDVADATGAAGAAGVACGPFGAVPGRWVGAAVALFAAAPGASGEGPEEENPGAGLFGPFVVEHVGK; encoded by the coding sequence ATGGAACCGCGCTACCGCAACCCGGTCCTACCGGCGGACTGGTCCGACCCCGACGTGGTGCGGGTCGGTGAGGACTTCTACCTGACCGCCTCCAGCTTCCACCGCACCCCCGGGCTGCCGCTGCTGCACTCCCGCGACCTGGTGCACTGGACGCTGGTCGGGCACGCGCTGCCCCGGTTGCACGAGGCCGGGGCGTACTCCCGGCCCCGGCACGGCTCCGGCGTGTGGGCGCCGGCGATCCGGCACCACGACGGGCGGTTCGTGATCGTCTACCCGGATCCGGACCACGGGCTGTTCACCGTGACGGCGAAGGACCCGGCCGGGCCGTGGAGCGAGCCGCGGTTGCTGCGGGCCGGCCGGGGGCTGATCGACCCCTGCCCGCTGTGGGAGGAGGACGGCACCGCCTGGCTGGTGCACGGCTGGGCCCGCAGCCGCAGCGGCATCGGCAACCGGCTGACCCTGCACCGGATGAGCCCCGACGCCGGCGAGCTGCTGGACGAGGGCCGCACCGTGGTGGACGGCGACGCCATCGACGGCTGCCGCACCCTGGAGGGCCCCAAGCTGTACCGCCGGGACGGCTGGTACTGGATCCTGGCCCCGGCCGGCGGGGTGGCCACCGGGTGGCAGTACGCCTTCCGCTCCCGGCGGATCGAGGGGCCCTACGAGCACCGGGTGGTGCTGGCCCAGGGCGCCACCGGGGTCAACGGTCCGCACCAGGGCGCCTGGGTGGACACCCCCTCCGGCGAGGACTGGTTCCTGCACTTCCAGGACCGGGGCGCCTATGGCCGGGTCGTGCACCTGCAGCCGATGGGCTGGCGGGCGGACGGCTGGCCGGTGATGGGCGTCGACGCCGACGGGAGCGGCCTCGGCAGCCCGGTGGCCGAGTGGCCGGCGCCGCGGGTCGCGAGGCCGGGGCCGCCGGCGCGTCCCGCCGACGGCGACGACTTCACCGGCGCGGGCCCGGGGCCGCAGTGGTCCTGGCAGGGCGACCCGGGCCACCCGGACGGCGCGGGGCCCACCGGAGCGGGCTGGTACGCCATGGGGCCGGGCGGGGCGGGGGGCCGGGACCACCCCCTGTCCCTCAGCTGCCGGCGGGACGAGCTGGCGGCCGACCTGCGCGCGCTGCCGAACGTGCTGGAGCAGCGCTTCCCGGCCGAGGAGTTCGACGCGTGCACCACGCTGCGGCTGGAGTCGACGGCGGACGGGGCGCGCGCCGGGCTCGCCGTGCTGGGCCGGGAGTACGCGTGGGTCGGCCTGGAGCGGCGGGACGGGCACAGCTGGCTGGTGGCCCGCACCACCTTCCCGTCGGGCGACCCGGCGGGGGCGGGCGATCGGGAGGCCGGGACGGTCGGGGGCGCCGCGGCGGCCGGCGCCTCGGCGAGCGCCGAACGGGACGCGGCCGAGCCGGTCCGGGTGCCGGACGGCGCCCGGGTGGTGCTCCGGCTGCGCACCCGCGCGGGCGCGGTCTGCCACCTCGACGCCCGGGTGTCCGACGGCACCGGGCCGGTCACCGACGTGGCCGACGCGACCGGTGCGGCGGGTGCTGCGGGGGTGGCCTGCGGGCCGTTCGGCGCCGTGCCGGGGCGCTGGGTGGGCGCCGCCGTGGCGCTCTTCGCGGCGGCGCCCGGCGCCTCCGGTGAGGGCCCGGAGGAGGAAAACCCCGGAGCCGGCCTTTTCGGACCCTTCGTGGTGGAACACGTTGGAAAATGA
- a CDS encoding DUF6807 family protein yields MDATRIALVGAHGHGRWHLRNLREPAAAGRADLVAVCDLVPVQDDLLDGLGPTPPRQGADLGALLRQTRPEITIIATPIPTHVDLALTALAAGSHVLLEKPTAATLAEYRRLVEGVDASGLACQIGFQSLGSTAVETTRRLIAEGAMGRVTGIGAAGAWSRDAAYYSRARWAGRRRIDGVDVVDGVLTNPLAHAVATALAVDGSEGEDDVRDIELELFHANPIESDDTSALRLTTARGTTLTVTATLCADRRHEPYVLVHGERGRITLWYTLDQVRLDLGDGSSTTYSGGRTDLLENLIGHVRAGEELLVPPRRTGAFTRVLEAVRTAPDPLPIPQRYVRTVPAEDGTERRELDGAAELAACGADRLALLSELGVPWARRDQGTDPDRRGDGVVTLTVGERPVADYVTAWPAHLPARLSPRPFWHPVRTLAGTAVTEFMPVDHLHHLGASLAVPDVAGQNFWGGRTFVAGAGPTELANHGTQRHLAFTRLDDAGFTEELAWHGADGAVLLTERRTVRARPVEADGVAAWALDLAVELAVAGERPVRIGSPATNGRPGAGYGGFFWRLPGTSTDIAVRVPGGEGEAAAHGSHADWVAVCGTTATGAGWTVAFAAADPRTAADAWFVRAREYPGVGSSLAWAEPVEVGPDDPLRRRHTVVVADGRCAPETAAALVAAAADAAAREARSSGREER; encoded by the coding sequence ATGGACGCAACCCGCATCGCCCTGGTGGGCGCCCACGGCCACGGGCGGTGGCACCTGCGCAACCTGCGGGAGCCGGCCGCCGCCGGGCGGGCCGACCTCGTCGCCGTCTGCGACCTGGTCCCCGTCCAGGACGACCTCCTGGACGGACTCGGACCCACCCCGCCGCGGCAGGGCGCCGACCTGGGCGCCCTGCTGCGGCAGACCCGCCCCGAGATCACCATCATCGCCACGCCCATCCCCACCCACGTCGACCTGGCCCTGACCGCGCTGGCCGCCGGGTCCCACGTGCTGCTGGAGAAGCCCACCGCGGCCACCCTCGCCGAGTACCGGCGGCTGGTGGAGGGCGTGGACGCCTCCGGCCTGGCCTGCCAGATCGGCTTCCAGTCGCTGGGCTCCACCGCCGTGGAGACGACCCGCCGGCTGATCGCCGAGGGCGCGATGGGGCGGGTCACCGGCATCGGCGCCGCCGGCGCCTGGAGCCGTGACGCCGCCTACTACAGCCGCGCCCGGTGGGCCGGACGGCGCCGGATCGACGGCGTGGACGTGGTCGACGGGGTGCTCACCAACCCGCTCGCGCACGCCGTCGCCACCGCGCTGGCGGTGGACGGCAGCGAGGGCGAGGACGACGTCCGCGACATCGAGCTGGAGCTGTTCCACGCCAACCCGATCGAGAGCGACGACACCTCCGCGCTGCGGCTGACCACCGCGCGCGGCACCACCCTCACCGTCACCGCCACCCTCTGCGCCGACCGCCGGCACGAGCCGTACGTGCTGGTGCACGGCGAACGCGGCCGGATCACCCTGTGGTACACGCTCGACCAGGTCCGCCTCGACCTCGGCGACGGCAGCTCCACGACCTACTCCGGCGGCCGCACCGACCTGCTGGAGAACCTGATCGGCCACGTCCGCGCCGGCGAGGAGCTGCTGGTGCCGCCGCGCCGCACCGGCGCCTTCACCCGGGTGCTGGAGGCGGTGCGCACCGCGCCCGACCCGCTGCCCATCCCGCAGCGGTACGTGCGCACCGTGCCCGCCGAGGACGGCACCGAACGGCGAGAGCTCGACGGCGCCGCGGAGCTGGCCGCCTGCGGCGCCGACCGGCTGGCGCTGCTGTCCGAACTCGGCGTGCCCTGGGCGCGCCGCGACCAGGGCACGGACCCGGACCGGCGGGGGGACGGCGTGGTCACCCTGACGGTCGGCGAGCGGCCGGTCGCCGACTACGTCACCGCCTGGCCGGCGCACCTGCCCGCCCGGCTCTCCCCGCGTCCCTTCTGGCACCCGGTGCGCACCCTGGCCGGCACCGCCGTCACCGAGTTCATGCCGGTCGACCACCTGCACCACCTCGGGGCCTCGCTGGCCGTCCCGGACGTCGCCGGCCAGAACTTCTGGGGCGGACGCACCTTCGTCGCGGGCGCCGGCCCCACCGAGCTGGCCAACCACGGCACCCAGCGCCACCTCGCCTTCACCCGGCTCGACGACGCCGGATTCACCGAGGAGCTGGCCTGGCACGGCGCGGACGGCGCCGTGCTGCTGACCGAGCGGCGCACGGTGCGGGCCCGCCCCGTGGAGGCCGACGGCGTCGCCGCCTGGGCCCTGGACCTCGCGGTGGAGCTGGCCGTCGCCGGGGAGCGGCCGGTGCGCATCGGCAGCCCGGCGACCAACGGCCGCCCCGGCGCCGGCTACGGCGGCTTCTTCTGGCGGCTGCCCGGCACTTCCACGGACATCGCCGTGCGGGTGCCCGGGGGCGAGGGCGAGGCGGCGGCGCACGGCAGCCACGCCGACTGGGTGGCGGTGTGCGGCACCACGGCCACCGGGGCCGGCTGGACGGTGGCCTTCGCCGCCGCCGACCCGCGCACCGCGGCCGACGCGTGGTTCGTGCGGGCCCGGGAGTACCCCGGCGTCGGCTCCTCGCTCGCCTGGGCGGAACCGGTCGAGGTGGGCCCGGACGATCCGCTGCGCCGCCGGCACACCGTCGTGGTCGCCGACGGCCGGTGCGCCCCGGAGACGGCGGCGGCCCTGGTCGCCGCCGCCGCGGACGCCGCGGCGCGCGAGGCCCGCAGTTCCGGACGGGAGGAACGGTGA
- a CDS encoding ABC transporter substrate-binding protein: MTSSRSGRRTVRRFTAATAVLAASTLLLTACGSGSGSDSADGTVEITFWDNNGGPGRTPLWEHMIAEFEKANPGITVNYVGVPIAQVQQKYDTAVAAGGLPDVGGVSTAYLSGLAIQEALEPLDERFEASPLRDELGANFVESVRAAAHDDQLYSIPTSANMGILWYRTDWYEEAGLEPPNTWDNFFTSVEELTDASQNRYGFTIRGGAGSIPQVLDEIYSMSGIPTVFDESGQATVNDPENVAALERIVDLYQTATPSADLNNDYTKMVAQFDGGSIGIMHHNLGSYQDHMNTLGPDKVTGIPLPVSDEGNHNITSNPVDGLGVFRTSEHKEEAWKFVEFVASKAMNSYWSQNVGQIPANTSVGEEPWVAENATLASALEAMNDPATNIVQLPYYLPEFNAITKTDMEPVFQSVLLGDVSAQEFLDQMAAALEEAQAGWLERQGG, encoded by the coding sequence ATGACATCCAGCCGTTCCGGGCGGCGGACCGTCCGCCGGTTCACCGCCGCGACAGCCGTCCTGGCGGCCTCCACCCTCCTGCTCACCGCGTGTGGTTCCGGCTCCGGTTCGGATTCCGCCGACGGGACGGTGGAGATCACCTTCTGGGACAACAACGGCGGCCCCGGGCGCACTCCGCTGTGGGAGCACATGATCGCCGAGTTCGAGAAGGCGAACCCGGGCATCACGGTGAACTACGTGGGCGTGCCCATCGCCCAGGTGCAGCAGAAGTACGACACGGCGGTGGCCGCGGGCGGGCTGCCGGACGTCGGTGGCGTCTCCACCGCCTACCTGTCCGGCCTCGCCATCCAGGAGGCGCTGGAGCCGCTGGACGAGCGGTTCGAGGCGAGCCCGCTGAGGGACGAGCTGGGCGCGAACTTCGTGGAGTCCGTCCGGGCCGCGGCCCACGACGACCAGCTGTACTCGATACCGACCTCCGCCAACATGGGCATCCTCTGGTACCGGACCGACTGGTACGAGGAGGCCGGGCTGGAGCCCCCGAACACCTGGGACAACTTCTTCACCTCGGTGGAGGAGCTGACCGACGCCTCGCAGAACCGTTACGGCTTCACCATTCGCGGCGGCGCCGGATCGATCCCGCAGGTGCTGGACGAGATCTACTCGATGTCCGGCATCCCGACCGTCTTCGACGAGTCCGGGCAGGCCACGGTCAACGACCCGGAGAACGTCGCCGCGCTGGAGCGGATCGTCGACCTCTACCAGACCGCGACGCCCTCGGCCGACCTGAACAACGACTACACCAAGATGGTCGCCCAGTTCGACGGCGGTTCGATCGGGATCATGCACCACAACCTGGGCTCGTACCAGGACCACATGAACACCCTCGGCCCGGACAAGGTGACCGGCATCCCGCTGCCGGTCTCCGACGAGGGGAACCACAACATCACCTCCAACCCGGTGGACGGCCTGGGCGTGTTCCGCACCAGCGAGCACAAGGAGGAGGCCTGGAAGTTCGTCGAGTTCGTCGCCTCCAAGGCGATGAACAGCTACTGGTCGCAGAACGTGGGCCAGATCCCGGCCAACACCTCGGTGGGCGAGGAGCCGTGGGTGGCGGAGAACGCGACGCTGGCGAGCGCGCTGGAGGCGATGAACGACCCGGCGACCAACATCGTCCAGCTCCCGTACTACCTGCCGGAGTTCAACGCGATCACCAAGACGGACATGGAGCCGGTGTTCCAGTCCGTGCTGCTCGGTGACGTCTCGGCCCAGGAGTTCCTGGACCAGATGGCGGCCGCGCTGGAGGAGGCGCAGGCCGGCTGGCTGGAGCGCCAGGGCGGCTGA
- a CDS encoding LacI family DNA-binding transcriptional regulator, protein MTRRVAVTLEDVARRAGVSLSTASRVINGSTRSVTPEFRERVLGAASELGYLPNRHAQAVARGRSSLIGVLVHDIADPYFSSIAAGAMREAEPHGMVVLGNSLRRPEYEPEFVATMRAQRTRALVLVGSRVRDAGRTRALRAEVAAFLAEGGQVCAVGQPGLGAHTVQPANRAGARALAHALADRGYRDFAVLRGPDALLTATERLAGFCEGLAARGLSVPDAAVIPGPFTREGGHAAALALLEAGPLPDCVFAVNDVMALGALAAFREQGIAVPDDVALAGFDDIPTLRDVAPALTTVRLPLTAMGQRAAALALEASAGPPRLVRVDAEVVLRESTRRPVAMAAATPAAHPTGSRRT, encoded by the coding sequence GTGACCCGCCGGGTGGCCGTGACGCTGGAGGACGTCGCCCGCCGGGCCGGCGTCTCCCTCTCCACGGCCTCCCGGGTCATCAACGGCAGCACCCGCAGCGTCACCCCCGAGTTCCGCGAACGCGTGCTCGGCGCCGCCTCCGAGCTCGGCTACCTGCCCAACCGGCACGCCCAGGCCGTGGCCCGGGGTCGCAGCAGCCTGATCGGGGTGCTGGTGCACGACATCGCCGACCCGTACTTCTCCAGCATCGCCGCCGGGGCCATGCGCGAGGCCGAGCCGCACGGCATGGTGGTGCTCGGCAACAGCCTGCGCCGCCCGGAGTACGAGCCGGAGTTCGTCGCCACCATGCGGGCCCAGCGCACCCGGGCGCTGGTCCTGGTGGGCAGCCGGGTCCGGGACGCCGGGCGCACCCGGGCGCTGCGCGCGGAGGTGGCCGCCTTCCTGGCCGAGGGCGGCCAGGTCTGCGCGGTCGGCCAGCCCGGGCTCGGCGCGCACACCGTGCAGCCGGCCAACCGTGCGGGGGCCCGGGCGCTGGCGCACGCGCTGGCCGACCGGGGGTACCGGGACTTCGCCGTGCTGCGCGGGCCGGACGCCCTGCTGACCGCCACCGAGCGGCTGGCCGGGTTCTGCGAGGGCCTGGCCGCGCGCGGGCTCTCCGTGCCGGACGCCGCGGTGATCCCGGGGCCCTTCACCCGGGAGGGCGGCCACGCGGCGGCGCTCGCCCTGCTGGAGGCGGGTCCGCTGCCGGACTGCGTGTTCGCGGTCAACGACGTGATGGCGCTCGGCGCCCTGGCCGCCTTCCGCGAGCAGGGGATAGCCGTGCCGGACGACGTCGCGCTGGCCGGTTTCGACGACATCCCGACGCTGCGCGACGTCGCCCCGGCCCTGACCACCGTGCGGCTGCCGCTCACCGCGATGGGGCAGCGGGCCGCCGCGCTCGCCCTGGAGGCGTCCGCCGGCCCGCCCCGGCTGGTCCGGGTGGACGCCGAGGTGGTGCTGCGGGAGTCCACCCGGCGCCCGGTGGCGATGGCGGCGGCCACTCCGGCGGCGCACCCGACCGGCTCCAGGAGGACGTGA
- a CDS encoding mandelate racemase/muconate lactonizing enzyme family protein, translating to MAIAPIAVVEATAHRVPLPRPWGPDVPANHLIVCTVTDEDGRTGTGFTWTPQIGAEAVHSMLLTEAAPAAVGLPAHPGAVWDVVWRHLREAGAGGVTTLALAAIDTALWDLRARAAGHGVIDEIGRRRDTIPAYGSGVNLHYPLDELLAQAERWTARGLPAIKVKVGRPDLDEDVERIAAVRAAIGPRTRLMIDANQRWDLPTARRAITALARYDLHWVEEPLPADDIAAHTALRQAVDVPIALGENVHTSYGFRDLLIAGACDIVQPNIARVGGITPLLRIAELARTWNIPTFPHLLPDVSAQLACTLPLPCMVEDVEDASFTALGLLTGEPPVHITAGTAHPGHHHGLGLTFDPQRLTTTRI from the coding sequence ATGGCGATCGCCCCGATCGCGGTGGTCGAGGCCACCGCGCACCGTGTGCCGCTGCCGCGCCCGTGGGGGCCGGACGTGCCGGCGAACCACCTGATCGTGTGCACCGTCACCGACGAGGACGGCCGCACCGGCACCGGCTTCACCTGGACCCCGCAGATCGGCGCCGAAGCGGTGCACTCCATGCTCCTGACCGAGGCCGCCCCCGCCGCCGTCGGCCTGCCCGCCCACCCGGGTGCGGTGTGGGACGTGGTGTGGCGCCACCTGCGTGAGGCCGGCGCCGGCGGCGTCACCACCCTCGCCCTGGCCGCCATCGACACCGCCCTGTGGGACCTGCGCGCCCGCGCCGCCGGCCACGGCGTGATCGACGAGATCGGCCGCCGCCGCGACACCATCCCCGCCTACGGCAGCGGCGTCAACCTCCACTACCCCCTCGACGAACTCCTCGCCCAGGCCGAACGCTGGACCGCCCGCGGCCTACCCGCCATCAAGGTCAAGGTCGGCCGCCCGGACCTGGACGAGGACGTCGAACGCATCGCCGCGGTACGCGCCGCCATCGGCCCACGCACCCGGCTGATGATCGACGCCAACCAACGCTGGGACCTGCCCACCGCCCGCCGCGCCATCACCGCCCTCGCCCGCTACGACCTGCACTGGGTCGAAGAACCCCTCCCCGCCGACGACATCGCCGCCCACACCGCACTCCGCCAGGCCGTGGACGTGCCCATCGCCCTCGGCGAGAACGTCCACACCAGCTACGGCTTCCGCGACCTCCTGATCGCCGGCGCCTGCGACATCGTCCAACCCAACATCGCCCGCGTCGGCGGCATCACCCCCCTGCTCCGCATCGCCGAACTCGCCCGCACCTGGAACATCCCCACCTTCCCCCACCTGCTCCCGGACGTCTCCGCCCAACTCGCCTGCACACTCCCCCTGCCCTGCATGGTCGAGGACGTCGAAGACGCCTCCTTCACCGCCCTCGGCCTCCTCACCGGCGAACCCCCCGTCCACATCACAGCCGGCACCGCCCACCCCGGCCACCACCACGGCCTCGGCCTCACCTTCGACCCCCAACGCCTCACCACCACCCGGATCTGA
- a CDS encoding 5-dehydro-4-deoxyglucarate dehydratase translates to MKLNGVLFFPLTPFTPDGQVATDVLATHIAGGLEHGPGGVFVACGTGEFHSLSTAEHAAAVRTAVATTAGRVPVLAGAGGPLGAALEQAANAREAGADGLLLMPPYVAKSPTEGFAAYVRAVAEQGLPVVLYQRDGVVLDPATAVDLARIPGVVGLKDGNGDIDRMHRVVLAIRREIGEGFAFFNGLPTAELTVPAYRGIGVDLYSSAAFCFAPEVATAFHRALTGGDQDVVGRLLSEFYGPLVELRSRVPGYAVSLVKAGARLRGLEVGPVRAPLVEPSAEDLKELARIIDTGLALVGAEARVEGGV, encoded by the coding sequence ATGAAGCTCAACGGCGTCCTGTTCTTCCCCCTCACCCCGTTCACGCCCGACGGCCAGGTGGCGACCGACGTCCTGGCCACCCACATCGCCGGCGGCCTGGAGCACGGCCCCGGCGGCGTCTTCGTCGCCTGCGGCACCGGCGAGTTCCACTCCCTGTCCACCGCCGAGCACGCCGCCGCCGTCCGCACCGCCGTGGCCACCACCGCCGGACGGGTCCCCGTCCTCGCCGGCGCCGGCGGACCACTCGGCGCAGCCCTGGAGCAGGCCGCGAACGCGCGTGAAGCGGGTGCGGATGGTCTGTTGCTGATGCCGCCGTATGTCGCCAAGTCGCCCACCGAGGGTTTCGCGGCGTATGTGCGTGCGGTCGCGGAGCAGGGGTTGCCGGTGGTGCTCTACCAGCGTGACGGTGTGGTCCTGGATCCGGCCACCGCCGTGGATCTGGCCCGTATCCCGGGCGTGGTGGGGTTGAAGGACGGCAACGGTGACATCGACCGGATGCACCGCGTCGTGCTCGCCATCCGGCGGGAGATCGGTGAGGGTTTCGCGTTCTTCAACGGTCTGCCGACCGCGGAGTTGACCGTGCCGGCGTATCGGGGGATCGGGGTGGATCTGTATTCCTCGGCGGCGTTCTGTTTCGCGCCCGAGGTGGCCACCGCCTTCCACCGTGCCCTGACCGGTGGTGACCAGGACGTGGTCGGTCGGCTGCTCAGCGAGTTCTACGGCCCCCTGGTGGAACTGCGTAGCCGGGTGCCTGGTTATGCGGTCTCGCTGGTGAAGGCGGGTGCGCGGTTGCGGGGGTTGGAGGTGGGGCCGGTGCGGGCGCCGCTGGTGGAGCCGAGCGCCGAGGACCTCAAGGAGTTGGCGCGGATCATCGACACCGGTTTGGCGCTGGTCGGCGCCGAGGCTCGGGTGGAGGGCGGTGTCTGA